The Thermosynechococcus sp. CL-1 genomic interval ACAACTTCAAAGCTGGCTGCGGGTTTCTTTACCGACATTGACGCTGGCGATCGCCCTTGTAGTTTCCCCATCCTCGGGTCTCGCCCAGCGGGATTTGATCCCCATTGACGGTTCCGATGAGGATATGCAGCTTCTCTTTGATCTGGTTTATTATCCGCGCCGCGATCCTGCCCGTTTTCGGCTGCAAAACAGTGCTGAGGTGGAAGCTTATCAGTTGATTCGCACCATTTTGCGTACGGGCACGACCCTCTACATCCGGCAGCGCCAAGATGATAATTACGGCTCCTATAGTTTTAGTCGCGATCGCTTGATCTTGCGTCCTCGCGCCCTTGCTCATTGGCCGATTTTTATCGAAACGCTGCGCCATGAGGGCTGGCATGTCGTTCAAGCCTGCTTTGCGGCGAAACGAGATTTGGATTCCTTGGTACCCGTGGGCATTCGCGTCAGCCCCGGTATCGTCGCAGATCTCTACCGCAAGAGTGGCTATAACCCCGCAGACATTCCAATTGAGGCCGAGGCCTTTGCTGCTGAGCGGGTACCCAATATGACATTGCAGGGGCTACAGCGCGAGTGTGCCGACTGGCTCAACCGCCCCAGCAAGGACTAGCCAGAAGAACGGGTCGATGCACCGCAATGACGACAATAGGGTAAGTGGCGATAGGTGGGCTGCTGACAATTGGGACAGGGCATCCACTGCAAATAACCACAGTGGGGACAGTGCTGATCGAGATCCCGCAGTCGTTTGCCACAACGGACACAGCGGAGTTTTTGGACCCGCCCTGCCGTCTGTCGCTGTGGATTGAGGAAAAAAGCTTGCGCCACTTTAATCATGCCAAACCCGACCGCTGGAATCAGCAAGATATAGAGGTAGCTGACCAAAAAAAGCAGACCGCCAAAAAGAGCAAGAATGACATTAGCCAGCCACTCAAAGAGTGCTCCCACCTGCAATAGTTCAAAAATCTTCAGCACCAAAGGAATCAAGAAGATCACCAGCAGGTGCCAACTCATGAGGGCAAGCAGGCCATGGCGGTGGCGATCGGCAAAACGATGCACCACTAGGGCGATCGCAATCAGCGGTAATAGAAAGAGGGCTTGTAAAACAAATTGGAGACTGGGATACCAAAACTGAGAGCGCTGATATTGGTTCTCAAGCTGGGCAAAGGTGGCGTCCTCGGCTAAAAATTTCAAGAAGGCTTGGCTATCGGCTTCTTGGAGAATCGCCTGTTCAAGGGCCGCCATCTCATTTTTGAGAGCGGCAATTTGGCGGTTGTTGGCCTCAAGGGTGGCTTTGGCCTTGGCGGCTTCCACCAAGTTGATCGATTGATCCGCGGGTTGCCCCGCAAGCTGCTCTAATAGTGTCGAGTCATACTCTTGACGAATGCGGGCATTGGTGGCCTCGAGGGTTTGAATTTGTGCCTGTTTCTGCTGTCGTTGCTTAAGTCGGGCTTGATTGGTGGGGTGGTTGACGGCATCTTGATACTCTGCATAGGTGAAGCAAATGGCGGAGATGGTTCCCAGTTTGCCCTTGCTGCTTTCCTGTAGGCGCTCCACAGCCGTCTGGGGCGGGGGGTCAAGGCTAATCTGCTGCTCTAGAAAACGAATGTCGCGCTCCCTAGCGGTGTCTTGGCGATAGGCTTGCCAAGGAGCATAACAGGGCTGGGCTTGACTGGGACTCAAAGGCCAATTGCTAATTTCGCTGAGGCCACTAAAGACATTAATGAGGATAAAAATATCCACCAAGATAATGACAATGAGACTGACCCAATTCAGGGGTTCGTCATTGACAAGGCGCGATCGCCGCCAAAATCCCCGCCAGAGTCGCCTCAACCCGCTTGTGATATTCATGGCAGCGTAAACCCAAAGGCAAGTTTTACCCGCTCTAGGGTTGCATTGGCCACACGGGCGGCCTGTTCTTGGCCTTTTTTGAGCAAATCCTTGAGATAGCTGGGGTCTGCCATAATCTCTTGGTATCGCTGCTGAATCGGTTCTAGGGTAGCAATCACCGCATCGGTGAGTAGGGGCTTAAACTGTCCCCAGCCCATATCGGCACATTCTGCTGCCACTGCCTCTTTCGTTTTTCCCGTGAGTACTTGATAGAGACTCAGCAGGTTATTGGCTTCAGGACGGTTAGGATCATCAAAGGTCAAGCCGCGGATTGAGTCGGTCTTGCAACGCTTGATTTTCTTGCGAATCTCATCGGGGGAGTCCAAAAGGTTAATGCGACTCAGTTCCGAGGGATCCGACTTCGACATCTTCTTGGTGCCATCGGTAAGGCTCATCACCCGTGCCCCCTCTTGGGCAATCAAGGGTTGCGGCAGCTTGAGAATTGGCGGCTGATTGTGGGCAAAGAGGTAGTTGACACGGGCAGCAATATCGCGGGTCAGTTCCAAGTGTTGCTTTTGATCTTCCCCCACAGGGACCAGATCGGCATCGTAGAGCAAAATATCTGCTGCCATCAACACAGGATAGTCCAAGAGTCCTGCCGCGACATTTTCTCCCTGCTTGACGGCTTTTTCCTTGAATTGAATCATGTCCTCCAGCCAGTTGAGGGGGGTGATGCAGTTCAGTAACCAAGTGAGTTCGGCATGGGCGCTGACGTGGGATTGGACAAAGATGGTGGCGTGGGCTGGGTCAATGCCACAGGCCAAGTACAGAGCAGCAACAGTATAGGTATTAGCCGCCAGTTCTGCGGGATTGTGGGGGACGGTAATGGCATGTAAATCCACCACACAAAAGTAGTTTTCATACTCGGCTTGCCCCGCCACCCAGTTGCGAATGGCTCCGAGATAATTCCCCAAGTGCAAGCTACCTGTGGGCTGGACTCCCGAAAGCACCCGTTTTTTGGTCACCCCAACCTCCTCTAATTGCATTCCTACTATGCTACAGCCCTTTTCCTATGGATGGAACACGGCTTAAAGGATGAAAGCCCCTATCCCATGGCAGGGTCATCTAGGCTTGCCCAATGCCCGCAGGGGTCTGGGTGTCGCTATCCCTAACTTAGCGCTGAGTCCTGCTGGGTCGCTTTAGTGCGTGCTTCTAACTCTTCAAGGCGGCTTTTTAGGGTTTGATTTTCCTTTTGTAACTCGTTGAGGGTGGTCTCAAGGGTCTTGAGGCGGTCATCGCTGCCAAGGGCTTTCTGAACTTTGGCGATTCCTTCATCAACTGATCGTTTGATACGGCCGTCGGTGGTGCGATCGCCCAGCTGCTGCAGCAGGCCTAAAACTTGGGGATGGTCAATTTGACTCAGGGCTTGAACAACGGCCATCTGGGTAAAGAAAAAGGTCTCGTGGCTGAGTTGCTCTAGCCGTTCCAGAATTTGTTGCAGTTGGGGATGGTGGCGATCGCCAATGGTGCCAAGGGTACGAATGGCGGCCAAGCGTAGGGGTTGCGGGACATCAATAGCGGTGTAGTCAAGAACCAAATTCACCGCCTCTGGAGACGCCTTGAGTTGCCCCAAGCCAGCGATCGCCCCACAGCGTACCACCTCATTCCAGCCTTGTCGTTTTTCCAAAGCCTTCCGCAGTCGTTTCAGCACTTTTTCGAGCTTGGGTTTCGGTTGCGGTTTGGCAGCGGCAATCACACCAATTCCCTTCAGGGCGGCAGCTTCAACGCTATAGCTGGGGTCGCCGTGCTTGGCAATGGGCTTGAGAAGTTCGTAGGCTTTGGCGGACTTAAACCCAGCAATGGCCTCCACGGCTGCTGCACGGACATGGGGATGGCTATCGGTAAGGGCGAGCCTTAGAGCCTCTAAGCTTTGATCCAGTTGAATCGTGCCCAGCACTTTGGCAATTTCACGCCGCACTCCCCAAAAGGGTTCCCGTTGCAGCGCCGCCGCCAAGGTTTGCACAACTTCTAGGTTTCCTTTTTTGCCTAGGGCAATGGCAGCTTGAACCCGCCCCAAAACATCGGGGTCGTACTGCAGTTGGGCTTTGAGTTCAGGGAGGGGGTACTCTAGGGTAACGGTTTTGAGGGTATGGTTGCCAGCATCAAAACTCACAAAGGTGGGCTGCTGTGGCAGCGGCAAATAGAAGGTGTGCTCTGGTTCATGAATGCGCAGGGGAATGGTTTTGACCGTCACCTGCCCCTGATCATCCACCGTACCGATGCCAACAGGGATGCGCAGATCAAAGAGGTTGCGCTCTAGGGGCGTGACCCCATCGGTCACCTGCTGCTGCTTGACGGTAAGAACGGCTAATTGATCGGCTACCTCCCAGCGATAGCTCACATGGAAGTCGGGATGTCCCCCACGAAAAACGTATTGGTCAAAGAGGGGAAGTAGGTTGCGGCCGGTGGCCATTTCAATCGCCCGCAGCAGATCCACCGTTTCGACAGTTTGATGGGCGTAGGTTTGGACAAAGGTTTGAATGGCTTTCCAGAATTGTTCTTCGCCGAGTTCCTGGCGGATCATGTGATAGACGCAGGCGCCTTTTTCGTAGAGGTGGCGATCGTAGAGTTCAATGGCTTCGCGATAGACATGGGTGACAATGGGGCGGCGGTAGCGATCGCTATCCTCACTGAGGTAGTTGCGCAATTCCCCTAGGCGATAATAGGCGGCAAAATCAGCGCCATATTCCTCCTCAAACCAGAGCACCTCGGCATAGGAGGCCATGCCCTCCTTGATCCAAGCGTGAGACCAGTGCTTGATCACCACCAGATCGCCAAACCACTGGTGTGCCAACTCATGGGCCACTAAACTTTCACTGCGAAAATCTTCAGCGGCGGCTCGCTCATCCAACAGGCAGCGGTCGGTTAGTAGGGTTGTCGAGGTATTTTCCATGCCGCCAAAGATAAAATCGGCCACACAGACTTGGGCATATTTCGGGTAGGGATAGGGATAGCCATAGATACGGCTGAAAAAGTCCATCATCTTTGGCGTCTTGCCCAAGGTGCGGCGGGCATCAGCAGCGCGATCTTTAGCAGCGTAGTAGGTGACGGGCTTGCCCTGCCACTGGTCATCAACAACCGCAAAATCCCCCACCGCTAGGGTCATCAGATAAGTGGGATGGACTTGGGGTTGATACCAGTGAAAGATTTGCCACTCTCCCTCGCTATAGCAGGCACGCAATTCCCCATTGGAAATAGCCTGTAAGGGTTGGCGCACCCGCGCTCGCACCTCTGACGTCGCCAGCTGCCCAGGAGAATCAAAGCAGGGAAACCAATAGCGCGAATCCTCATCTTCCCCTTGGGTCCAAGCTTGGGGGGGATCAGTGGCAACAAAGTACAATCCCCGCTGGGGTTTCTGCAGACGGTAGTCAATGGTGATCACCAGCACCTGATCTGGGTGAATCCCCAAGCTCGCATCAAGGGAAATATCCAGAAACTCACCATCGTAGTGGAAGGCTTGGGGTTGGTGCTGCACAGTCACACTCTGGATCTGTTGCCCCACGGCATTGAGGCGCAGCTGGCGCACTTGGGAGTGCAATGGTCGTAGGTGGATATGACACTGTCCCCAGCATGCCTGGGTCTCTAAATCTAGGGTCAAGTCCAAGCAGATATGTTCCACCTGCCCCACTCGATCGGGACTGTAGTGGGGACGTGCACCGCTGAGGACAAAGGATTTGGCTGGAGTGACATCAAGAGTCATAGTCATGTTGAGCCGCACTTGCTCTTAGTCTAGGGGGTATCAATCGAGGAGTTCAACCACCTTATAGCGACTGGTATGACCCTTGATTAACCGAACACGGGACTTAGGCACCTGAAAATAGGCTGCCAAGACCGCAATCAGTTCTTGATTGGCCTTGCCATCAGTGGCAGGGGCACGCACCGCCACCACTAGCTGACCGGCAGAATCAACAGCAACAGAGGACGCTCTTGCATTCGGTTTGACCACCAGATGGTATTTCTTCATGCCCTCCTAGCCTGAAGCATGGGCACAGATGTGCTGCCCAATTTGCTTGTCAATTTTCATAATGTGATTCACTAACCAGTCTGCTAACTTACCATGGATCTGGGTGGCGATCGCCGCATCCGCTTGGCTGTCGCGGTACTGCTGCTGCAGCTCTTCAATCATCTCGATGAACTGTTTATGGGCGCAGCGGTTAACTTCTGCTAGGGGGCACTGGTATTTTTCAGCACAGCTTTCTTCATTCCCGAAGTGCCACTCTGCATAATACTTCATGAAAGCAATTAGCTGTTTAATCGCAGCACTTCCCCGACCCTGTTCAATGGCATCCGCCAGATCATTGACAGCACAGACGAGTTCCTTGTGCTGTATATCAATCATGGGCACGCCGGTCTGCAGCTGCTCTGTCCACGCGAAGCGTTGCATTGTTTTTTATCCCCCTAGACCGATTGCGGGTGGGTTTTTGTTTTCAGAAACGCAAAGATTCCCTCTAGAAAGGAGGAGCTAATTTCTGTTGTTTCAATGAGTTCTGGTTCCCTAGGGCTGGCGGCGGCAGCAGCAATGCCAGCAATTTCCTCGGCAATCCCCACCACTATTAGGCGAAAACAAATTTTTTGCACCTCTAGAATGGGTAAGTTCAACGCTTCACTGATTTCTTGGAGGGTTTTGGTACCGTTAGCGTACTCCCACACTTGCCACTCATGATGATTGAGGTGGTAGGGGGGCTGTCCTTCAATCGTGCTGGCAATGGTTGAACTCGGCAGGGGCAGCTTGTCCATTAGGGCTGTCCAATCCCGCAGCAGTCGTAGACCCGCCAAGGAAATTTCCATGGGTGAGGCACTCAGTCCCGTCATTTCCTCAAAGGGCAGTGGATGGTTGGCATCGAACTTAAACCAGCCCTCATTGAGGCTAAAGAGGTGAGGAATCGGTGTCAGTACCTGTTGCTTGAACAATAGCCGCAGCTGTTCTGGCTCAAGGGCACCTTGGGTTTTCAAACACAGCCCAAGGGATCCGGTTCGGGAACAAAAGGGTAAAAGGCGTTGAATGGTAGTTGGGCGCAGCCAGCCCCGCTGCTCAATGAGCCGTTGCAATCCTTGGTGATCCAAGGTCGTTGTTGCGGCTACAATCTGACCCAAGTGAAAGAAAATATAGTACTCCTGCGCCTGCGGCATCAGCGGCATCATCCCCGCCATTTCCACGGGCTTAATGGAAAGGCAACCCGTTTTTTGCCCCTGCTCCAGAAAATGAAAAATTTCCCCCAACGAAAACTCTGATAGATAGCCGGTGATTTTCATAGATTCCCCCTAGTGAGTGATGTTGTTCTAAGTGGTGAGTGCACTGCGGTTTAATTGCGAGGATTGGGCACTGGCATAGGCTTGAATGAGTGCCATCATGGCAGCGGCAACGGAAGACTGATCCAAAGCATTCACAGGCACCATGGGTGGGCGGCGGTGGGGACTCAAGTAGCCGAGGGCGATCGCGATCTCTTCAGCAGGCCACGCATTGGGATTATCGGCATGGCTCAGACCCACTAGCATTGGAATCTTTGTGCGATGGCGCATGAAGGCCAAAATCCGCCGTGCGGCTCGAAAATCTTGGGGACGGTGAGAACTGACCAGTAGGATAAACGCATGGGCTTTGCGAATAAGAATATCCCACATAAAGTCAAAGCGTTCTTGACCAGGCGTGCCATACAGATGCAGGGCAACATTAGGACCAAACTGCAGCCGCCCAAAATCCATCGCTACCGTTGTCTTTTCCTTGAAAGCAGCAATTTCATCCGTTGCCTTGCGATCGGTATCCACCACCTCAATTTCGCTGATGGTACGGATGAAGGTGGATTTGCCTGCGCCCACTGGTCCTGTGATGACAATGCGCATAATTTCCATGGGTTGGCACCTCAATTACGGCAAAACACAGAGGAATCAGGCTGGTCTAAACATTCACGGCTTGCCCCATACCCATGAGTTGGGTTTGCAATTCAGCCAGAACATTTTTAATTTCAAGGTTGATAATGCCCAATTTGGCAGAGGCATCCGCCAGCACAAGGAAAACCGCATCTTCGGTGCAGCTGGTGAGAATGCCATACCCACTGGCACCCTCTACAAGGATGCGCTCGATTTTGCCCCGGCTTAGCTCTCGTCCAATACGTTCCCCCAACGACAACATGGCCGCTGACATCGCTGCCACCCGTTCATCATCCATTCCCCCCGGCAAGGTTGCCGCCAGCGTCAGACCATCGGGAGACACAAGCGCTGCCCCTTGGACATTACTGGCATTGGCAACAAAGTGTTGCAATGTAGCTTCAAGTTTTGCGGCATTAATTGGCATAGTCTAATCCTCGTAAAGATATGGGAACTTTTTCAACAATGACTGCTAGGTGACCTACATGGCAGCAGCCCCTGTGGCAATTAGCCGTTGAAATAGTGCTTGGGTCCAACCGGTTTCCTTAAGAACCGCTTGGGAAGACACCTCGAAGTAGGCCTGTTCAATAAAGGCAAGATCAATCATGCAAATTTTGCCTAGGGCATCACTGAGGGCCTCGGATTTGTTGGCTTCCCTTAACTTTTGCCGCACGGCGTTGACAACAATTGCCATCGCGGGTACCACATGCTGGGGCCCAATGCCAATGCGCACGTGAACCAGACCAATTTTCCAGCGGCGCTCAGCGTAGGCCTTGCCCCAACCATCCATCCCTGTGAACATTTCATGGAACCAGTCGATGAAGGTTTGATGGAGGCGATGAATGCGTCCTTCTGTGGCGTTGAGGATGGCATTCATCTCTTCATCCCGCCCCAAGTAGTCATAAAAAATATCAGCCATCTGTGGAGCAATTTCTTTTCCCCAAGGGGCAGCCTCAGCTAACAGGGATTTGTCTTCATCAGTCAACTGGACTCGTCGCACCATTATTGCCATAAAATTGATTGGCTCAATTGTCATCTCTTTCGCCTCGAAACACTGAATAACTTTAATTACTAGATCAGGTGAATTGACTGGGCGTCCGTGATTCAGTGATTAGAATCAAGTCAGGCACTTGCTCCTGCAAGCTAACAAACAATATTCGGAAAAGCTGAAAATTTCAGAAACAATTAAAGATTCCCCCTTAAAAATCCAAGCACCGCTGGTACAGACCCCTGCATTAGATGCTTGAAAAGCGCTTTCTCACTCCACGACATGCAACCTCAACTCAGATTTAGCCGATTTCACAGGGACTCAACACAGAAATAAAAGTTGCTCCTCATTCTAAAAAGTATGAAGTTAGCTTACTTATCACTCTGCGTTGCAGAAACAGGCTGCGGTTAATGCAGAGAGTATCCCCCTGACTTTCTAATGAAAAGTATAGATTTCTCTGTAGTTCTCTGATTGTATTTCTCGACACACTACACAAAATAAAATGATTAGACACATTTTTTAATTATTCTTTAGTTTTTTAATTCGCTTTGTGTGGAAATGAAAGTAACTTTTACAAAATATCCCCAATGCCTTGATCCCATGGCACGGAGTATGCCACCCTTGCATTGTTATCCATCTAGGATGCTTTGAGTCATCGTAGGTATTTATCTTGAGCAAGGGAGGATAGTTATATGTCCGATCGCTTGACCTACCAAGGCGAAATGGAAACGAAGCTGCAACAACTCGGTGCCCAGCTTGACCAACTCAAGGCAAAGGCGGATCAAGCGGGTGAAGATGTCAAGGCAGATATTGAAGCTAAAATTGAAGCCCTCAAGACCAAACGCGATGAGATTACTCAGCAATTGGCTGCCCTCAAAGAAGCGGGCGATGATGCTTGGGAGTCCCTCAAAGCAGGGTTCCAGAGTGCGTGGGATGAGTTGAGCAAGGCCTTTGAGGAAGCAGCCAGTAAGTTTAAGGGTGAATAACTGTTTTCTTAGCTCCAGCCCTCAATGGTGACATCGACGCGATCACTCTCGTGGGAAAGGGGCGCAATGTTCAAGTAGTACAGGGGCTGATCCGGCGATAAATTCCGCAGCCAATGGAGACATTGGGCATCCACATGGACATAGGAGCCGGTTTCCACGGGGGTACGGATCAAGGCGGTTGCCGCCACAGAACTCGCAGGGGGCGTCATCGGGTAGGTAATCAGTTCACCAACTCCCGATACAATCAGGAAAATATCGTCACCGCGATGGTGGTAATGGGGATAGTTGGCTTGTCTTGGCTCAATGCGATAGAGACTAGAGGCTAGCTCAGGGTTGTGGTGATCCAAGGGACAGACGGCATAGCCCGGCCGCTTTGGTGTCCAAGTTTGACAGCGCTCAACCAACTCAGGAAAAGAAAAAACTAACATCGTGCCTTTAGGACAAAATACTCAGCATTGGCTTATTGTATCGCCAAGCGATCGCGCTATCCTAGCCTGTGGTCTGTGTCGGAGTTTGGCATGAGTACATCCATCCCAGTGATTGTTGTTGGCGCCCTCGGTAAAATGGGACGCGAAGTTGTGAAAACAGTGCAGCAGGCTCCTGACACGACCCTTTATGCGGCTGTTGATCGCAAGCAGGTGGGAGAAGATATTGGTGAAGCCTTGGGGCTAGGAGCCTTAGAGATTCCCATTAGCGGCAGCTTGCAAGAGGTGTGTGTGGCGGCTGCCCAAGAAAAACAACCCGTGGTCATGGTGGATTTTACCCATCCCCAAGCAGTGTATGAGAATGTGCGCATGGCGATCGCCTACGGGGTGTATCCGGTGGTGGGGACGACAGGCTTGAGTCCAGAACAAATTGAAGATCTGGCCGAGTTTGCCGACAAGGCCGATATGGGGGTGGTCATTGCGCCGAATTTCTCAATTGGCATGGTGCTGCTCCAAGAGGCTGCCATCCGCGCAAGCCAGTACTTTGATCACGTGGAGATCATTGAACTGCACCACAACCAAAAGGCTGATGCTCCTAGTGGTACCGCCATTCAAACCGCGCAGCGTTTAGCAGAATTGGGCAAAACCTTTAACCCCCCCCAAGTGCAGGAGTCCGAACATCTCACGGGGGCGCGAGGGGCGTGCGCTGACGCTGAAATTCGCATTCACAGTGTTCGCCTCCCCGGACTGATTGCCCATCAGGAGGTGATTTTTGGGGCACCGGGACAAATTTATACGCTGCGCCATGACACCAGCGATCGCCAGTGCTATATGCCGGGGGTACTGCTTGCCATTCGCAAAGTCACGCACCTCAAACGCTTGATCTATGGCCTTGAAAAGCTGCTTTAGTCTAAACTTCAGGGGTTTGCTGCAACAACCAAAAGCCTTGCAATGCATCTTGTTCCGGTCGTTCCTTCACTGCGATAAAGTGTAGCCCCTGGCTTTGAGTACAGGCGTCCCTAAAGGCAGCCAGTTCCTTCTGAATCTGGGGATTGCGGCCACTAATGAGAACCCAGCGATCGCTCGCTCCTGTTTCTAATACCAATAACGGTTGGGGGTTCTCCTCAAAACTCAAATAGGCCGGCTCTAATCCCGATAGCCAACCCGCTAAGGGCAGTGCGCGCTGCGAATAGATAATTAACCCCGGCAGTAGCGTATCGCCCCTGAGGGTCAAAAAGGGCAGTGGGGGTACCTCACCAAAGGGCAGTTCCCATTCACCAGCCGTTTTAATTTCCCCCAGAGGAAGACCACTGAATTGCCAGCGATCGCCCCGCAGGGCTGGTGGTAAAGGTTGAGGTGCAGGGGGGATCAACTGGGGTGGCGTTGCCAGATCGGCTTGGTAGTTGGGTAGGGTTGGATAGAGGTTTGTGGCGCGATCGCGCAGCCAATCATAGAGGGCAAACGTGCGCCGACTGGGCACCATCACTAATCCTGCCGCTTCTCCCCCCCGCGTAATAATGCTGGTCATGGCTCGGCGGAAAAAACGTACCCGATCGGGTTGAGCACTGTTTGCCAGTCCCAGTTGCTGCCGCCATTGATCCATGGCTTCTTTGAGGGCAGCTTCTAACCAGCGGGCATTGGCTTCAGCGCCGGCACAAGTTTTGCTGAACTGAAATTGTTGCTGGCGATCGCAAATCAGCAATTCCCAGATTTTTTTGTTGTTTTCATCCACAAGGGGACGGGAATAAAAATCCAACTCCCAGATCGTATCCATTCACACCTAGAGGAACGTTACCCGCAAACTTGAAGCTATTTGCCTTTCCTAGGATAGGCGGTTTTGGCCGTCAAGGTAAATGTATAACCCGATACAGATTTTCCACTGTGAGAACTGGTGCAATCAAAGGTTAATTGCGGGTCAATGCTTTGCTCAGCTCAAGCCAAACAACAGCCAGATCACTTTCTGGCGCGATGGTGCCGCAACTGCGATTTCTCCTCCGCTGAACTCATGTGCAACTCTACTCCATAATCGTTGAGAATGAAAGCGATGTCCAAGTTAAAACTGAAACGTGCGAGACGGCAAAAGCGCCCGTTACGCAACCTCGACCGGCAGCCCAATTTCCGCTGGCGATCGCCAGCCCTTGTCGCCTGCATTCCCCTAGCTTTAATCATTGTGGCTGTTTGGGGAGTGGCTGCTCAGGCACAGGATAAACCCCTCACCCCTGAAACAGTTCAAGGAGTACTCAACACCATTTGGGTACTCATTGCAGCCATTCTGGTGATTTTCATGAATGCTGGCTTCGGCATGTTGGAAACTGGCTTCTGCCGCCAGAAAAATGCTGTCAACATTCTTTCTAAAAACCTCATTGTTTTTGCCTTGGCCACCCTTGCCTACTGGGCGATCGGATTCTCTTTCATGTTTGGTACCGAGGGCAATGCTTTTATTGGCCTAGGGGGCTTTTTCCTCAGTAGTGAAAACCCCGAAACCTACGGTCTTGATCCCTTTCCGGAGGGCTTACCCATCGCTGTGGCCTTTCTGTTCCAAGCTGCCTTTGCAGGAACCGCAGCCACCATTGTTTCTGGAGCAGTGGCCGAGCGGATCAAGTTTGTTGACTTTTTGATTTTCAGCCTCCTGCTCACTGGTATCTCTTACCCCATTACGGGTCACTGGGTTTGGGGGGGTGGCCTTCTCAGCAACATTGGTTTCCTTGGCCCAGATATTGCCTTTAAGGATTTTGCCGGTTCAACGGTGGTTCATGCCGTAGGCGGTTGGTCGGCACTGATGGGCGCTGCGTTTCTAGGACCACGGCTTGGCAAGTATGCCGCAGATGGTACGCCTCGGGCGTTGCCCGGCCACAACATGGGCTTTGCCATGCTGGGGTGTTTGATCCTCTGGATCGGCTGGTTTGGTTTTAACCCTGGTTCTGAACTGGCCGCGAATGAAGCTGTACCCTACATCGCAGTCACAACAAACTTGGCGGCGGCAGCCGGCGGGGTTGCGGCAACAATTACCGCTTGGCTAGCCATTGGTAAACCTGACCTCTCCATGATTATCAACGGTATTCTGGCGGGATTAGTGTCCATTACAGCACCCTGTGCAGGTGTGTCTTACTGGAGTGCCGTGATCATTGGTGCCATTGGCGGTG includes:
- a CDS encoding roadblock/LC7 domain-containing protein, with protein sequence MPINAAKLEATLQHFVANASNVQGAALVSPDGLTLAATLPGGMDDERVAAMSAAMLSLGERIGRELSRGKIERILVEGASGYGILTSCTEDAVFLVLADASAKLGIINLEIKNVLAELQTQLMGMGQAVNV
- a CDS encoding protoglobin domain-containing protein codes for the protein MTIEPINFMAIMVRRVQLTDEDKSLLAEAAPWGKEIAPQMADIFYDYLGRDEEMNAILNATEGRIHRLHQTFIDWFHEMFTGMDGWGKAYAERRWKIGLVHVRIGIGPQHVVPAMAIVVNAVRQKLREANKSEALSDALGKICMIDLAFIEQAYFEVSSQAVLKETGWTQALFQRLIATGAAAM
- a CDS encoding cupin domain-containing protein, with the protein product MLVFSFPELVERCQTWTPKRPGYAVCPLDHHNPELASSLYRIEPRQANYPHYHHRGDDIFLIVSGVGELITYPMTPPASSVAATALIRTPVETGSYVHVDAQCLHWLRNLSPDQPLYYLNIAPLSHESDRVDVTIEGWS
- the dapB gene encoding 4-hydroxy-tetrahydrodipicolinate reductase — encoded protein: MSTSIPVIVVGALGKMGREVVKTVQQAPDTTLYAAVDRKQVGEDIGEALGLGALEIPISGSLQEVCVAAAQEKQPVVMVDFTHPQAVYENVRMAIAYGVYPVVGTTGLSPEQIEDLAEFADKADMGVVIAPNFSIGMVLLQEAAIRASQYFDHVEIIELHHNQKADAPSGTAIQTAQRLAELGKTFNPPQVQESEHLTGARGACADAEIRIHSVRLPGLIAHQEVIFGAPGQIYTLRHDTSDRQCYMPGVLLAIRKVTHLKRLIYGLEKLL
- a CDS encoding Tab2/Atab2 family RNA-binding protein codes for the protein MDTIWELDFYSRPLVDENNKKIWELLICDRQQQFQFSKTCAGAEANARWLEAALKEAMDQWRQQLGLANSAQPDRVRFFRRAMTSIITRGGEAAGLVMVPSRRTFALYDWLRDRATNLYPTLPNYQADLATPPQLIPPAPQPLPPALRGDRWQFSGLPLGEIKTAGEWELPFGEVPPLPFLTLRGDTLLPGLIIYSQRALPLAGWLSGLEPAYLSFEENPQPLLVLETGASDRWVLISGRNPQIQKELAAFRDACTQSQGLHFIAVKERPEQDALQGFWLLQQTPEV
- a CDS encoding ammonium transporter; the protein is MKAMSKLKLKRARRQKRPLRNLDRQPNFRWRSPALVACIPLALIIVAVWGVAAQAQDKPLTPETVQGVLNTIWVLIAAILVIFMNAGFGMLETGFCRQKNAVNILSKNLIVFALATLAYWAIGFSFMFGTEGNAFIGLGGFFLSSENPETYGLDPFPEGLPIAVAFLFQAAFAGTAATIVSGAVAERIKFVDFLIFSLLLTGISYPITGHWVWGGGLLSNIGFLGPDIAFKDFAGSTVVHAVGGWSALMGAAFLGPRLGKYAADGTPRALPGHNMGFAMLGCLILWIGWFGFNPGSELAANEAVPYIAVTTNLAAAAGGVAATITAWLAIGKPDLSMIINGILAGLVSITAPCAGVSYWSAVIIGAIGGVIVVYSVLFFDRIKIDDPVGATSVHLVCGTWGTLAVGLFDKELGLLTGHGVTQLIAQIIGILTVGGFTVLLTSIFWLALKQTLGIRVSEEEELKGLDIGEHGMEAYSGFLKE